A segment of the bacterium genome:
CCGCGTATCATGACCACCGCCTTCCAGTTCTGCTACGCGAAGCCGGAGTGGATGGCGGCGCTCGAGGGCTGGGTCGGCGTCGATCAGATGTGCGAGCACAACCCGCTCCTGCGGCCGACGTTCGACCGCTTCGCGCAGGCCGTCGGCAAGCGCGCCGACCACACCGTCACCGCGCTCACCTACGACACCGCGCGCCTGATCGCCGAGGGCCTCGCGCGCGCGCCGCTGCTGACGCCGGAGGGCGTGAAGCAGGGGCTCGAGAAGGTCCGCATGCTGCCCGCCGTCAACGGCGGACCGCGTACGCACATGAGCCTCGGGCCGTGGGACCACAAGGCGTACAAGGGCGACTGGCTGCTCCTGCGTCGCATCGCGGGCGGCCGCACGGTGTTCGTCGACCTGCACGACCCGGTGGCGACGACGCGGCCCGGCGCTTGCGCGTGAACGGCAGCGCGCGCTCTCGGCGGGTCGAGCCCCGGCTGGATCGCATTTCTACAATGCGCGGTGGGCGCGACGGGCGCACGCTGCGATTTCGCGGGCCTGCCGCTGGCACGGCCGATGCTGTTCCCCTCCGTCCGCGATCACATCATCGCTTCGAGAGGGGATTCGACATGAAGCTCCATCGCTACGAGCGCGACGCCGAGAGTGGACGGGTCGGCTATCTCGTCCTCTACCTGCTGGGGGCTCCCGTGGGTCTGCTGCTGCTGCTCTGGGTGCTGCTCGGCAACAACCTGATCGGTCCGGGCTGAGTCCACGTCGGCCGGCGCCGCCGTTCCGCGTTGCCTGCGCGGCGCCGCGGACGGCGCGCCGCCGGCGCGGTTCATTCGACGCTCGTCGCGCGTCGCCGTCGCCATGAAGGCCTGCATCGCAGGCCGCGCACTCCGCGTGCGCAGTGGAGCGGGTGAAGCTATCTGGCTATGGCACCTGCGGGTTCCGAGGCGCGAGCATGCGGTTTGCGCCTTGTGGAGGGCGCGTTGCTCCGGGTACGTCTCTGCGCGCCGCAGCATCCCCGCCGCACGATCCCACCCCCCACGGAGCCCGCAGACAAATGGTCCTTCCCAAGTCGAGCCGTGTCCGGCTCGCCGCCGCCCTCCTCGTCCCCGTTCTCGCCCTCACCCTCGCGACCCCGGCCCGCGCCGACGTCGCCGCCGCACTCGCGGCGATGGCCCACTACGACCTCATCACGCTCGAGGATCTGTCGACGAGCTCCGAGGTCGAAGGCCGCACGTGGGTCGGCGGCAGCATCGTCAGCGGCACCTCCGCGAACTTTGCGATCCACCTCGCGGTGCCGCCGAACGACGACACGCTCGTCGTCGTCGGCCAGATCGTCGCCGGCAACCCGCTCCAGCTCCAGAGCGGCAGCGCGCGCGTCGGCGGCAGCACCAACGGCCGCACGATCAACTTCAACGGCGGCGGCGCCCTCGTCCCCGATCCGTCGCTGTCCGACGCGCAGATGACCGCCGACCTCCAGGGCGCCACGGCCACCATCGGCGCGATGCCTGCCAACAACGCGGTGACGCTGCCGGGTGACCAGCCCGGGCCGGCCCGCTTCCAGGTGACGACGACCGACGCCTGCGGCACCGCGGTGTTCACGGTCGCGGCGTCCGCGCTCTTCGGCAACTCGAAGGTGCAGCAGATCGAGCTCACGCCCGGAAGCGCGCAGACGATCGTCATCAACGTCACGGGCACGACGGTCGACTGGCAGTTCGGCAACCTGGTCAGCGCCTTCACGCAGGCGACCTGGCGCAGTCGGGTGCTGTGGAACTTCCCCCAAGCCACCAGCATCAATCTCAACGCGCGCAACCTGATGGGCGCCATCCTGGCGCCGTACGCCGCCGTGACGACCCAGGCCAACATCGACGGCTCGACCGCGGTCCGCGCGCTGACGACGTCCTCGGAGATCCACCAGCCCGAGTTCACCGGCAACCTCGCGTGCCTCCCGACCACCACGACGACGCTGCCGACCACGACGACGACGCTGGCGACGACCACCACGACGACGTCGACGAGCACCACGACGCTGCCGACCACGACGACGACGCTGGCGACGACCACCACGACGACGTCGACGAGCAGCACCACGACCACCGTGGACCCGACCACGACCACGTCGACGTCCACGACCACGACGAGCAGCACGACGACCACGACCGTGCCCGACCAGGCGTGCGGCTGCGCCGCCGCCTTCCGCGTCGCGTACGAGTCGAAGATCAACAACGACGCCTCGGTGAGCGGCGGCGTCACGGTCAACATGCCGCGCGGACGCATCAACACCGGACGCAACGTGCGCTTCGCCGACGGCAGCGTGCTGGTCGCCGATCGGGTGTCGCTGGGACATGCGGTCGACGCGTTCTCCGTGCTGGCGAACACGCTGTCGATCGGCCAGAACGGCGTCGTGCGCGGCGCGACCGGTCCCGCGCCGGCGCTGCCGCTGGCGGAGCCGTTCTGCGAGATCCCGACGTTCACCTGCGGCGGCGACGAGATCCGCGTCCTCCCGGGGACCACCGTCGGGCCGCTGGCGCCCGGCCGCTACGGCAGCGTGCGCATCCTGAACGGCGGGACGCTGCTGCTTGCCCCGGGCACCTACGAGTTCTGCAGCGTCACCATGGGACGCGGTGCCCGGCTGGCCACCGACGGCGTCACGACGCTGAACGTAGTCTCGAAGCTCACCGTCGGGTCGGGCTCGCGTCTGACCCCGGCCGACCCGCAGGGTCCGATGCCGGTCATCAACCTGGCCGGACACTCGGGCCGCGTCAGCCAGGGGGCGGTGCTGCGCGCGGCGCTGAACGCCCCGCACGCGAAGCTGACCTTCGGGCGTGACTCGACGCTGCTCGGCTGCTTCTGCGCCAGCCGCCAGAAGTCCGACAAGCACATCACCCTCGCCTGCGTGCTCTGAGCGATCGGGACCCGCGCGGCGGCCGCCGTGCGGGTCCCCTTTGCCGGGCGCCGCGGCGGGCGATAGCTTCCCGTGCCGGTGCGCGACACGGAGCAGTTCGCCTTCGGCGACCGAGGACCCTGGGAGATCGAGCCGGCCGCCGTCGCGTGGCGGGCGGACGTGGCGCGGCTGCGCGCGGCCTCCCGGGAGGCGGTGCCGGCCATGGTCGCGCGCCGCTCAATGCCCCCGCTCGGGCGCTTCACGGAGGCGGCGGCGCGGATCGGCGGCGGGCTCGCGCTGTGGGCGCTGCGCGAGCGCCGCGGGGACGGCGTCCGCTCGCGCCAGGGGCTCTCGCGGCGGCTCCGTCGTGCCTTCGAGCGCCTCGGCCCGGCCTACATCAAGCTCGGCCAGATCGTGTCGTCCGGGCACGGGCTCTTCCCGCCGGAGCTGGTCGAGGAGTTCAAGAAGTGCCGCGACCAGGTGCCGCCGGAGCCGTTCGACGTCGTTCGCCGCGTCGTCGAGGAGGACCTCGGCGCGCCGCTCGAATCGGTGTTCGCCTCGTTCGAGCGCGTCTGTCTCGCGGCGGCGTCGATCGCGCAGGTGCACGCGGCGCGACTGCGCACCGGCGAGGACGTCGTCGTGAAGGTGCAGCGGCCGGCGGTCGCGCGGCGGGTGCACGAGGACGTCGCCGCCATGGCCTGGATCGCCCCGCTCCTCGTCGGCCGCATCCCGGTGGCCGCGCTCGCGAACCCGCCCGCGCTGGTCGAGCTGTTCGCCGAGACCATCGTCGAGGAGCTCGACTTCCGGCTCGAGGCCGAGAACATGCTCGACGTCGCCCGCGTCCTGTGCGAGGCGGGGCAGCGCATCGTCGTGGTGCCGCGGCCGCATCCCACGCTGGTCACGCGCCGCGTGCTCGTGATGGAGCGCCTGCACGGCTTCAAGTACGACGACGTCGCCGGCATGCGGGCGGCGGGCGTCGATACCGAGGCGGTCGTGCACTCGCTGCTCATCGCCTTCCTCGAGGGCGCGATGATCTTCGGCGTCTTCCACGGCGACCTCCACGGCGGCAACCTCTTCGTCATGCGCGACGGCCGCGTCGCGCTGTTCGACTACGGCATCACCGGGCGCATGGACGAGCCCCAGCGTCTCGCGTTCCTGCGCATGATGATGACGGGGGCGGTGAACGACGTCCGCGGGCAGCTCGAGGCCTTTCGTGATCTCGGCGCGCTGCCGCCCGACGCCGATCTCGACGAGGTCATGCGCCTGCTGCGCATCGACGAGCCCGTGCAGGATCCGACCAAGCTCTCGAGCGAGGACCTGGTGCACGAGATCCAGCGGCTCCTGAAGGGTCTCCTCGGCCTGGGCGCCCGCCTGCCGAAGCATCTCATGCTCTACGTGAAGGGCATGCTCTTCTTCGACGGCGCCATCACCACGCTCGCGCCCGACGTCAACCTGCTCGACGAGGTCGTGCGCATCTACGGCTACTTCGCGGTGAACCACGGCGCGCGCATCATGGGCGACATCGGCTTCGATCCGACGCGGACGACGGTCGACCTCGACGGCATCCGCCGCGCCGTGGGACTCGACGGCGAGGTGGCGTCGCTGACCCAGCGCGAGGTGCAGGAGCGCCGTGCCGTGATCCAGCAGCGCCTCGAAGAGGCGGGGCGGCGCTAGTGTCCCGAGTCCGGAGCTCGGACGCGGGACACTAGGGTCCGCTCAGCTCGACCGGCCCGCGCGGGGTGTCGAGCAGGGCGACGAGCCGGGCGGCCGGGCCGCGGCGCACGGGCAGGCGCACCTCGAGCGCCTCGAAGACGGCGCGCAGGGCGGCGGGCTGCGGCGTCTCGGCGGCGAAGCTGCGCAGCCGCAGGCCGGACGGCGCGTCGGACGCCGGATGGCCGCCGTCGTGCCACTCGATGAAGAACGGCACCAGCGGGCCCGCGCCGTGCCCCGACACGAAGACGTTGGTCCAGCGCACGATCGAGCCGTCCGGACGCGGCCGATGGCCGTCGACGACGACGCTCGTGTAGCCCTCGGCCTCGGCGCGCGCGGCGATTGCGGCGGCGCTCGGCGTGGCGGCGGCCCACATGAGCAGCGTCGGCGCCGGCAGCGCGGCGAGTCGTCGGGCGAGCGCGCCGGCGGGCAGCGACGGATCGGGCGCGATGACTTCGAGAAAGCGCCGCCGTCCGAGCGCCGCGATGGCATTCTGCGTGCCCAGGTCCGGGTGGTGGCCGCCGAACGTGGGGCGGATGCCCGTGCGCCGCGCCATGCCCGCCACCGCCCGCCCGAGGTCGGGGCCGGCCCACAGCAGGTGATCGCACGTGGCTGGCACGCGCGACCCATACGAGGCACGCGCCGGGCTGGCAAGATCGGTCGCGCGCGCCCCGCCGGCATGTAACTTCTTCTTTGCATCCGCCGCGGCGTGGACCGCGCGAACGTGTCCGCGCGGTTGGCACCCGGGTTGCGAGCAGAGCCCGACGAACGGAGGTGCCATGTCGATGCGAGACGATGAAGCGCTGCGCGAGCAGATCGACGTGCTCGTCGCCGAGACCCTGGTGGTCGATCCCGTCGACCTCGCGGTGGTCGTCGACGCGGGCGTCGTGCGTCTCGAAGGCACCGTCGACGACGCCGACGAGCGCGCCGCGATCGAGACGCGCGTGCGCGCGCTGAGCGGCGTTCGCGCGGTCGACAATCGTTTGCGCGTGCGCGAGCGGGCGGAGCCTTGAACGCGCCGACATTCTACAAACGCATGCGGCGTGCGGCGTCGGGACGCCCGTTTCTCGCCTCGTTCGGGTGGCACGCCGCATGCTGCCGTCTGGGATGGCAGGGCACACACGCCGGGCCGGGTCCAACGCGCATCCCGACCGGTCGAGGTCATGGACGACCTCGCCGCCGTGGGTCGGTCCCTCGCCGGGGCCGGCCCACGGGCGCCTGCCGCGGCGGCGCGCCGGCCGGCGTACGGTCGCGTTGACGCCCGGCTGAGCGCGCGTCTAGAACGCGCCCAGCCGTCATGCTCGCCCCACGCCGTCCCGCTCCGCTGCTGATGCCGACGTCGCCCGAGCTGCTCCGGCTCCAGGCCGCACGGCGCGGCGAGCACGGCGGGCTCGTCTTCCGGGACGCGCACGTGCCGTTCGGGCGCGTGGCCGACGGCGTGGAGACGCTCGCGGCGCTGCTCGTGCGGCGCGGGATCGGCGCCGGGCAGGCGGTGGGCGTCTGTGCGGCGAACGAGCCGGCGATCGTGGCCTTGCTCTACGCCGTGTGGGGCATCGGCGCGGTGGCGGTGCCGATCGGCGCGCGCTCGACGGCCGCGGAGGCGGCGCGCCTGCTCGAGCACGCACGAGCCGTCGCGCTGCTCGCCGACGAGCCCCGGGCCGAGATCGCACGCGACGCCGCCCGCGCGGCCGGCTGCGCCGCCTGGGTCGTCGCCGCGGAGCTGCCGCCGGCGCCGCGCCTGCTCGTGCGCGGACCGAAGCGTCGCGCTTCCGCGGCGCGCGTGCCGGGGCCCGCCGACCACGCCGCCATCGCCTACACGTCCGGCTCCACCGGCACGCCGAAGGGCGTCGTCCTGACGCACGCGAACCTCTTCTGGGCGACGCTCGCCTGCGCGCAGGCGCGCGGCGACGAGGCCGACGGAGTCGGCGCATGCCTGAGCCCGCTGACGCACGTTCCGGTGCTGGTCTCGCACCTCCTCTGCCGCATGCTGCTCGGCGCGCGCGCGGTGCTGCTCGAGAAGTTCGACGTGGGGGCGGTGCTGGAGGCGGCCGAGCGGTACGGCGTCACCGACCTGCCGCTCATCGGCGGCATGGTGTTCGACGTC
Coding sequences within it:
- a CDS encoding choice-of-anchor A family protein → MVLPKSSRVRLAAALLVPVLALTLATPARADVAAALAAMAHYDLITLEDLSTSSEVEGRTWVGGSIVSGTSANFAIHLAVPPNDDTLVVVGQIVAGNPLQLQSGSARVGGSTNGRTINFNGGGALVPDPSLSDAQMTADLQGATATIGAMPANNAVTLPGDQPGPARFQVTTTDACGTAVFTVAASALFGNSKVQQIELTPGSAQTIVINVTGTTVDWQFGNLVSAFTQATWRSRVLWNFPQATSINLNARNLMGAILAPYAAVTTQANIDGSTAVRALTTSSEIHQPEFTGNLACLPTTTTTLPTTTTTLATTTTTTSTSTTTLPTTTTTLATTTTTTSTSSTTTTVDPTTTTSTSTTTTSSTTTTTVPDQACGCAAAFRVAYESKINNDASVSGGVTVNMPRGRINTGRNVRFADGSVLVADRVSLGHAVDAFSVLANTLSIGQNGVVRGATGPAPALPLAEPFCEIPTFTCGGDEIRVLPGTTVGPLAPGRYGSVRILNGGTLLLAPGTYEFCSVTMGRGARLATDGVTTLNVVSKLTVGSGSRLTPADPQGPMPVINLAGHSGRVSQGAVLRAALNAPHAKLTFGRDSTLLGCFCASRQKSDKHITLACVL
- a CDS encoding AarF/ABC1/UbiB kinase family protein, giving the protein MRDTEQFAFGDRGPWEIEPAAVAWRADVARLRAASREAVPAMVARRSMPPLGRFTEAAARIGGGLALWALRERRGDGVRSRQGLSRRLRRAFERLGPAYIKLGQIVSSGHGLFPPELVEEFKKCRDQVPPEPFDVVRRVVEEDLGAPLESVFASFERVCLAAASIAQVHAARLRTGEDVVVKVQRPAVARRVHEDVAAMAWIAPLLVGRIPVAALANPPALVELFAETIVEELDFRLEAENMLDVARVLCEAGQRIVVVPRPHPTLVTRRVLVMERLHGFKYDDVAGMRAAGVDTEAVVHSLLIAFLEGAMIFGVFHGDLHGGNLFVMRDGRVALFDYGITGRMDEPQRLAFLRMMMTGAVNDVRGQLEAFRDLGALPPDADLDEVMRLLRIDEPVQDPTKLSSEDLVHEIQRLLKGLLGLGARLPKHLMLYVKGMLFFDGAITTLAPDVNLLDEVVRIYGYFAVNHGARIMGDIGFDPTRTTVDLDGIRRAVGLDGEVASLTQREVQERRAVIQQRLEEAGRR
- a CDS encoding VOC family protein, whose product is MPATCDHLLWAGPDLGRAVAGMARRTGIRPTFGGHHPDLGTQNAIAALGRRRFLEVIAPDPSLPAGALARRLAALPAPTLLMWAAATPSAAAIAARAEAEGYTSVVVDGHRPRPDGSIVRWTNVFVSGHGAGPLVPFFIEWHDGGHPASDAPSGLRLRSFAAETPQPAALRAVFEALEVRLPVRRGPAARLVALLDTPRGPVELSGP
- a CDS encoding BON domain-containing protein; the encoded protein is MRDDEALREQIDVLVAETLVVDPVDLAVVVDAGVVRLEGTVDDADERAAIETRVRALSGVRAVDNRLRVRERAEP
- a CDS encoding AMP-binding protein yields the protein MLAPRRPAPLLMPTSPELLRLQAARRGEHGGLVFRDAHVPFGRVADGVETLAALLVRRGIGAGQAVGVCAANEPAIVALLYAVWGIGAVAVPIGARSTAAEAARLLEHARAVALLADEPRAEIARDAARAAGCAAWVVAAELPPAPRLLVRGPKRRASAARVPGPADHAAIAYTSGSTGTPKGVVLTHANLFWATLACAQARGDEADGVGACLSPLTHVPVLVSHLLCRMLLGARAVLLEKFDVGAVLEAAERYGVTDLPLIGGMVFDVVQQGALPARVREGVRKVSVGGAPTPMASKRALAELFARAEVIEAYGQTESTDGVCMARGTSVFDRAGTIGCMNPHVHVAIRRGDGALAEPGEEGEIVVGGPTVMAGYHRDPRATALAVRDGWLHTGDLGRRDADGYFWITGRVKDLIITGGENVSPAEVEAVLRGHPDVADVAVIGTPHPRWGEQVTAIVVRREGTVLDGEALGTFAGARLAGFKKPRRIEFVATLPRNAHNKVQTHLLRERFAGGGQ